The proteins below come from a single uncultured Carboxylicivirga sp. genomic window:
- a CDS encoding sensor histidine kinase has translation MFKFRVKHIRTNLAITIGAFVFVTILVLGWVQYYSVSQSIMDDAYTNRLITTLRSHQSSIQSLLEKAIETSEILADDPSLTNWFTSSDNNDHIKQIALERLSKLHNDFGYYTVFAVNIKNHEYWRENNNLLDVISENDPDDSWFFETIKKKHKSTLNFDFNKELKETILFVNVIMGDIENPIGIAGVGIDPSMLVEEFNKTKTSQNTRLWLIDDEGKIIMSEDTKEINYSLNTIIDNISLDAIINSSYSSYIQHLKIKNERYELASLVVGNTNYRMVMMIPQKELLSILDIIRLNTIWLSLIILALTLILVTFVSNRITNPLIRLSSFANKLWDNQLHIKIDPDLIDRKDEIGHLAHSFESMQQQLTEVIDRLNKTNKKLNIEQSQLRNTNQQLEQALEKVSESERLTKSFLANISHEVRTPMNSIMGFGQLLEVEDLGSTVLNSYANIIVRNSQQLLSILNNLIEVSKMDSGMTKPHLISISAKQLVSDIYDLFTYASSKETTIINQSTGITEDIVFESDQLLIRQVLNNLLSNAIKYTRAGTITIGFKTNKESIVFYVSDTGIGISEEDIKSIFEPFWQVDQTTTINEGAGLGLAISKRIADILNGQLWAESKPNKGSTFYVSLPL, from the coding sequence ATGTTTAAATTTAGAGTGAAACATATCCGAACCAATCTGGCGATAACCATTGGTGCCTTTGTATTTGTAACCATACTTGTTTTAGGATGGGTTCAATATTACTCTGTTAGTCAATCAATAATGGACGATGCTTACACAAACCGATTAATTACAACTCTACGTTCTCACCAAAGCTCAATTCAGTCATTATTAGAGAAAGCCATTGAAACTTCAGAAATATTAGCTGATGATCCAAGCCTTACAAATTGGTTTACATCATCAGACAATAATGATCACATAAAACAAATTGCACTCGAGAGATTAAGTAAACTCCATAACGATTTTGGATATTACACAGTATTTGCTGTGAATATTAAAAACCATGAATATTGGAGAGAAAATAATAATTTACTAGATGTAATCTCTGAAAATGATCCTGATGATTCATGGTTTTTTGAAACAATTAAAAAGAAGCATAAAAGCACCTTAAATTTCGATTTTAACAAAGAATTAAAAGAAACCATCTTATTTGTAAATGTTATAATGGGTGATATCGAAAATCCCATCGGCATAGCTGGTGTAGGAATTGATCCGTCTATGCTTGTAGAAGAATTTAATAAAACTAAAACCTCTCAAAACACACGTTTATGGCTTATTGATGACGAAGGTAAAATTATCATGTCGGAAGACACAAAAGAAATCAATTATTCTTTAAACACAATTATCGATAATATATCATTAGACGCCATTATAAATTCATCTTACTCATCATACATTCAGCATTTAAAAATAAAAAATGAAAGATATGAACTTGCATCTCTAGTAGTTGGGAATACTAATTACAGAATGGTAATGATGATTCCTCAGAAGGAACTGCTTTCAATTCTCGACATTATACGCCTCAATACTATATGGCTAAGCTTAATTATCCTTGCCTTGACACTTATTTTAGTTACATTCGTTTCAAACCGAATTACAAACCCATTAATCAGGTTAAGTTCGTTCGCTAACAAACTATGGGACAATCAGCTCCATATTAAAATTGATCCAGATTTAATAGACCGAAAGGATGAAATTGGTCATCTTGCTCATAGTTTTGAAAGTATGCAACAACAACTTACAGAAGTAATTGATCGATTAAATAAAACTAACAAGAAACTTAATATTGAACAATCGCAACTTCGAAATACCAATCAACAATTAGAACAAGCTCTAGAAAAAGTTTCCGAAAGCGAAAGACTAACTAAATCTTTTTTAGCCAATATTAGTCACGAGGTTCGAACACCTATGAATAGTATCATGGGCTTTGGACAACTTCTGGAAGTTGAAGACTTAGGTAGTACTGTATTAAATTCATATGCCAACATTATTGTACGAAACAGCCAGCAGTTATTATCCATACTTAATAACTTAATTGAAGTATCGAAAATGGACTCCGGCATGACTAAACCACATTTAATTTCGATATCGGCCAAACAATTGGTTAGTGATATTTATGATTTATTTACCTATGCGTCCAGTAAAGAAACCACTATTATTAACCAAAGTACTGGCATAACCGAAGATATTGTTTTTGAAAGTGATCAACTACTAATACGACAAGTATTAAATAATTTACTTTCGAATGCCATCAAATATACTCGTGCAGGGACAATTACAATTGGTTTTAAAACTAACAAAGAAAGCATTGTATTTTATGTATCCGATACTGGTATTGGCATCAGCGAAGAAGATATCAAATCAATATTTGAACCATTTTGGCAAGTGGATCAAACAACAACCATTAATGAAGGTGCCGGTTTAGGTTTGGCCATCTCCAAACGAATAGCCGACATCCTTAATGGTCAATTATGGGCAGAGAGTAAACCCAATAAAGGTTCGACTTTTTACGTCTCTCTCCCATTGTAA
- a CDS encoding sulfatase-like hydrolase/transferase, whose translation MKKLNIPFLDKTVERNEYLVLIMRLLYLMVFYTAFRLIFWAFNTEYFPPVTVSGFFKILKGGMIFDLAAILYLNALYVVFYILPFPFKFKKGYQGFLKWLFMIVNSIGLALASTDIIYYRFILKRTTYNVFDILKNEDNMGRLWGQFLIDYWYIAVLFVASVWLLSKFYSKVKPRPIEFSRRWFVYPTALVALVIFTGFSVVAIRGGYRHSTRPMTMNNAGRYVEKAEQMNLVLNTPFCVIRTWGKRGIERRKYFDKDELLSIYNPEYKYDAKSFDKKKKNVVIFILESFNREYVGALNKNLDNGNYKGYTPFLDSLISQSYCIEHAYANGFKSIDAMPSIIASLPSLELPYIVSEYSTNRINGLPTLLKKDGYTSAFFHGAANGSMGFDAFAKMAGFDEYVGKTEYDNDDDYDGMWGIWDEPFFQFFANEMDQMKQPFFTSLFSLSSHHPFKVPEAYEGVFPKGDLPVHQCVGYTDMALRKFFEKAKTMDWYNNTLFVLTADHSSVSSFESSRNDIDVYSIPMIFFAPGDSTLKGMDNRIAQQIDIMPSVLSYIGYNKPFVSFGNNIFDNKVQRYAIGYRSGTYQFLENDTIIHFDGNKLKAVYDIADDRMMTNNIVDQVNVNDIERDCKGFLQQYSNRMIDDGFSIK comes from the coding sequence ATGAAAAAATTGAATATACCTTTTTTAGATAAAACAGTAGAACGCAACGAATACCTGGTGTTGATCATGCGATTATTGTATTTAATGGTGTTTTATACTGCATTTAGATTAATATTTTGGGCATTTAATACTGAATATTTTCCACCGGTAACAGTGTCGGGTTTTTTCAAGATTTTAAAAGGAGGGATGATTTTTGATCTGGCAGCCATTTTATATTTAAATGCTTTGTATGTAGTATTTTATATTCTCCCTTTCCCATTTAAATTTAAGAAAGGCTATCAGGGCTTCTTGAAGTGGTTATTTATGATTGTAAATAGTATTGGTTTGGCTTTGGCTTCAACTGATATTATTTATTACCGATTTATTCTGAAACGTACGACTTATAATGTCTTTGATATTCTTAAAAATGAAGATAATATGGGGCGTTTGTGGGGGCAGTTCCTGATTGATTATTGGTATATAGCAGTTTTGTTTGTTGCATCGGTTTGGTTGTTATCAAAGTTTTATTCAAAAGTAAAACCACGCCCAATTGAATTTAGCCGTAGGTGGTTTGTGTATCCAACAGCTTTAGTTGCATTGGTTATTTTTACTGGTTTTAGTGTTGTTGCTATTCGTGGTGGTTATCGTCATTCTACGCGCCCAATGACAATGAATAATGCCGGTAGGTATGTTGAGAAAGCAGAACAAATGAATCTGGTATTAAATACTCCTTTTTGTGTAATTCGTACTTGGGGAAAAAGGGGCATTGAAAGAAGAAAATATTTCGATAAGGATGAATTGTTAAGTATTTATAATCCAGAGTATAAGTATGATGCGAAGTCATTTGATAAAAAGAAGAAGAATGTGGTAATCTTCATACTCGAAAGTTTTAACAGGGAGTATGTTGGGGCTCTTAATAAAAATCTTGATAATGGTAATTATAAGGGATATACGCCATTTTTAGATTCGTTAATTAGTCAATCGTACTGCATTGAGCATGCTTATGCTAATGGTTTTAAATCAATCGATGCCATGCCTTCTATAATAGCATCACTTCCTTCGCTTGAGTTACCATATATTGTATCTGAATATTCAACTAATCGTATAAATGGATTGCCAACATTGTTGAAAAAAGATGGGTATACTTCCGCTTTCTTTCATGGGGCAGCCAATGGTTCAATGGGTTTTGATGCATTTGCAAAAATGGCCGGTTTTGATGAGTATGTTGGTAAAACGGAGTATGACAATGATGATGATTATGATGGAATGTGGGGTATTTGGGATGAACCGTTTTTTCAGTTTTTTGCCAATGAAATGGATCAGATGAAACAACCATTCTTTACGAGTTTGTTTTCTTTATCATCGCATCATCCATTTAAAGTGCCAGAAGCTTATGAAGGGGTTTTTCCCAAAGGTGATTTACCTGTTCATCAGTGTGTGGGATATACCGATATGGCTCTTCGTAAGTTTTTTGAAAAAGCAAAAACAATGGATTGGTACAATAATACACTGTTTGTATTAACTGCTGATCATAGTTCGGTATCAAGCTTTGAGTCGTCACGAAACGATATTGATGTGTATTCGATTCCAATGATTTTCTTTGCTCCGGGTGATAGTACTTTGAAAGGTATGGATAATAGAATAGCTCAACAAATTGATATTATGCCATCAGTATTGAGTTATATTGGTTATAATAAGCCATTTGTTTCATTTGGTAACAATATATTTGATAATAAAGTACAGCGTTATGCCATAGGTTATCGTTCAGGAACTTACCAGTTCCTTGAAAATGATACTATCATACATTTTGATGGAAATAAATTAAAAGCTGTGTACGATATAGCTGATGATCGAATGATGACTAATAATATCGTTGATCAGGTTAATGTAAACGATATCGAACGAGATTGTAAGGGATTTCTTCAGCAATACAGTAACCGCATGATTGATGATGGATTTAGTATAAAGTAA
- a CDS encoding lipocalin family protein produces MKNNLIFALLLLLTMCKSNEELPTVAEVNLERYMGTWYEIARLPNSFEKGLECVTATYSIKDDGFIKVVNKGFSESDHSKTEEAIGKAKIPDTNYPGQLKVSFFGPFYGNYYIIDLDPNYQYVLIGEPSRKYLWILSRTPELNSSIYNSLISKAQELGFATNKISITNQECNQ; encoded by the coding sequence ATGAAAAACAATTTGATTTTTGCTTTACTCCTCTTACTTACAATGTGTAAATCTAATGAAGAACTCCCTACCGTTGCTGAAGTTAATTTGGAAAGATACATGGGCACATGGTATGAGATAGCACGTCTTCCTAATAGTTTTGAGAAAGGATTAGAATGCGTCACTGCCACCTATTCCATTAAAGATGATGGCTTTATAAAAGTAGTTAATAAAGGATTCAGTGAATCTGATCATTCAAAAACAGAAGAGGCCATAGGCAAAGCAAAAATACCAGATACCAATTACCCTGGGCAATTAAAAGTGAGTTTTTTCGGCCCCTTTTACGGAAATTATTATATCATTGATTTAGATCCCAATTACCAATATGTTTTAATTGGCGAACCTTCGCGTAAATATCTTTGGATTTTATCACGAACTCCAGAATTAAATTCAAGTATATACAATTCTCTAATCAGTAAAGCTCAAGAATTAGGTTTCGCAACAAATAAAATTTCCATCACTAATCAAGAATGTAATCAATAA
- a CDS encoding AI-2E family transporter — MSKTNTSLSVIIASIIVIVAGIMAAKSVILPFVLAVFISVICMQPISWLEKRKLPYGLAITTVLLAVAMIMLLLGGIIGRSINNFMKAVPKYEENLREIFTSLIDSLNSYGADIDSTELIDLIDPGKIISFTTNAVGEIGRLMSDSFVIMLITIFILLEAKSFINKAVVVQKHYGTSLSHLNEIGNSIRHYLSIKTVISILTGLFIWFWLWIFGVDYAILWGVIAFMLNYIPSIGSIIAAVPTILLALVQLGVGGMVWTAVGYLIVNTVMGNVVEPRVMGKGLGLSTLVVFMSLIIWGFILGPVGMFLSVPLTITLKILLEQNENTRWLSILIGTGEDSKRMLEHDKYL; from the coding sequence ATGAGTAAAACCAACACTTCGTTGTCGGTAATTATTGCCTCTATAATTGTGATTGTAGCTGGTATTATGGCTGCTAAATCGGTAATACTTCCATTTGTGTTAGCTGTATTTATAAGTGTAATTTGTATGCAGCCAATTAGTTGGCTCGAAAAACGAAAACTACCTTATGGGTTAGCAATAACCACAGTACTGTTGGCGGTTGCTATGATTATGTTGCTTCTTGGAGGAATTATTGGTAGGTCAATTAATAATTTCATGAAAGCTGTACCTAAATACGAAGAGAATCTTCGTGAAATATTTACCTCTCTAATAGATAGTCTTAATTCCTATGGAGCTGACATTGATTCAACGGAACTAATTGATTTAATTGATCCTGGCAAGATCATAAGTTTTACTACTAACGCAGTTGGCGAAATTGGTCGATTAATGTCTGATTCATTTGTAATCATGCTAATAACTATTTTTATTTTGCTCGAAGCAAAATCATTTATTAATAAAGCTGTTGTTGTTCAAAAGCACTATGGGACATCACTTTCTCATTTAAACGAAATAGGAAACAGTATCCGTCATTATTTATCAATTAAAACAGTGATAAGTATTTTAACTGGCCTGTTTATTTGGTTTTGGTTATGGATTTTTGGAGTAGATTATGCTATTTTATGGGGAGTAATTGCCTTTATGTTGAATTATATTCCAAGTATAGGATCTATAATAGCTGCTGTACCTACTATATTACTTGCTTTGGTGCAATTGGGAGTTGGAGGAATGGTTTGGACTGCTGTAGGATATCTAATTGTAAATACTGTAATGGGCAATGTTGTTGAGCCCCGTGTAATGGGTAAAGGATTGGGACTTTCTACACTCGTTGTATTTATGTCGTTAATTATATGGGGCTTTATCTTAGGTCCTGTAGGAATGTTTTTATCTGTACCTTTAACAATAACATTAAAAATATTACTCGAGCAAAATGAGAATACCCGTTGGTTATCTATTTTAATTGGTACAGGAGAGGACTCAAAACGTATGCTCGAGCATGATAAATATCTGTAA